CGTTTTCAAATAGTTATTCTATTCTTAAGTCATTCACATCAtttaaatagtaattatattatatcttttaaaatttaagaaatatctttcgaatcaaattatattagataagcattttattatatgtaataCACATCGatttgagaatataatttttctttcaaaaaatgaaaagcaattgcatttatttgtttgtgtattttcataaataaagagaaataatatttatagttatagagtGTACAAGTATCATacattcctttaaaaaaaataaataaatataaaatatacaagaaaaaagtattttttaataataaaccatattatttaaaaaaaaaaacgtcgAACTTGTACAACTCATGAGTATATCTTTACTCTTATTTATCTCAAACTTAACTAATTTATTATACACGTATCTTTCTCTCATTTAAGCGAGAAGAAGTTTTAACAAGTAAAGTGAGTATACATTAATGAGattagaaaaaaacaaaaagaatatacATTAATGCAACTGCACCCTTTCttaaaaagtaatgttatatttactatattttttatataatcatgttttaaattgagagtatttttataaaatgatgttattttatttattttataaaaatacccttCATTTAAAATTGGGATGTGAAAGAGCTATATGtatatcatttttttgttttttaaattctaaatatgattttttcaaCTGCATAGTTATATTgaatcatttatattttcaaatttataatttgtgaaattatttaaattttaaaaaggtaAATATTGAcacaaaaacacatcctttgaacaataataataccattcttcattctcaattttATGATTTCCAATAGCTCATCATTTTAGTATTATAACTTAATACGTTGATTACTtaaattaagtttgaatttaGATAACAAAactatctcaattcatcttatctcatcgtattttatcttatcattataatttttataaatttttacacaaaatataataaataatttaattttttaaaaatttaaaataataataatattaaaaaatatataataatattttattaaatttttaatttttatctaaaaccatctcttCTCTTCTCACTATTCATAATGATTATAAGAATAATAGGATTCAAGCTAAAAACCACTATTTCTTTAAATACCCTTGATATTCAAATTTAACAAGACTATCAAAACGGAAAATTACCATATGCTCATTCCAGAACGCTCGtatatttacaaaacacaatggagaaaaaaaaggagagagagagagagaagaaaataaacgtgTAGGGAAATCTATGACCATTTACCTTTCACGCGGGGTAAGAGAACACATTATTTAACATGCCACGTCATTTCAACGACCACTTAGAATAGAGAGGGCCCACCAGAGACTGCCAATCGCGACCGCCAACTTGCATGCGTGGGCCTACAAAGGTCAAAAACTTGCCGTCGCCGCACGAAAGTGAGATTCAAAGAATCGGATCAAGCCACATCTCCGGCCCACCCGTCGGACTTCCTTCCAGATGCGAACCGCTTCATTCCACCCAAACCTGGCGGTTCAATCTCCGAAACGCTTTTTCTCGGAAGCGACTCTGCATACGACAAGTCGATATCGGACGCGATACTATGACGCCCTCCAATTGTCGCGCTCTTTCTCGGCGGCGATTCAGCCCGTGGCGCGGCGATTGTATGAGCTGTCTTTTCTCTGCAACCGGACCGAAAAATAGCCCGAAAACTGGCGAACAACCCGGTCTTCCGTTTCACagacattttttctttttccacgaCCGGTTCAGAGGATTGCTGCCGATTCCTCAATCTGCGATTACGGTCTCTCTTCGATCTCACCCTTCCCATACATGAGACCTTTGGAGAAGATGGTTCAACCAGTGGAGCCTCCGATTTTCCGACCGATCCGGACCTCTTTGGAAACAACCGCATGTTCCCAGTTTTGCAGATCCGACGGTTTTTCGGGTCGACGTAACAAGACTTCTGAGGCTTCGGTAAGCCGATAATCGATGCTTTAGATTTCAAGTTCAAAGAATACCGCTGGGAACTGGAGTTGGAGCTCGGATTCAAATTTGGATTTAAGTTCGTCGAGTTGGAGTTTCCTTTGCTCGAATCTTTCCTCTCGTAGAAGGCGTGCTGGTTGAACCAATCGAGCTCGGCGTCTTTGGAGAGCCAGAACGATTCAGGCGGGACATCCGGAGGGACCTCTAGTTGATCTGAATGCTCCAGCCGGTGATCTACGTCGGCGAGGGTTTCGCAGGCGATTTTCCGATCTGAACCGCCGGCGCAGGCCGAAACTAGATCAACTTGTGGCATCGTACACGctccaaaaactaaaaacaaaaactcaaatcAGAGAAAGAACCCGGGGAGAGAGTGAGGGAAGgttgaggaagagagagaaattgaAGGAACTatgaagttttataaaattggTTACGCGAAGAAAGAAATATAATGGTGTGGAAAATTGTAGAGAGAGAATGATAAGTAAACTTTTGGAGGGAGAGTTTCAACTTGTTGACTCGTGCTCCTCAGGTTCGGTGGACACCCCTCTAACTAatatagtgtattttttttacacttttttttaaatgagatcAACTTTTTAAGATGGgctaatcttttttatttaaaatttatacaaattatttttcaaactattttttattgagGAGATTAAAAAGAGAATTTGCAGAACATATTTTGACAAATGCTTTAATACgtcgtaaaaataaatttataaattaaattatttgatataatacgtaaaattataaaattatttttattataaaataaatttaacgtattatatcaaattatattaatttaaataatgatacTCGCAtgatatattttacaatatatacacaacacatattgtaaaataagagtattttgtataagataatttacaaaaataacctTCATTTTAAGTAATGATACAACTACAACTTTTTTACAACTCATTTTATAATCAATTAATACAATCTTGCCATTTCATTCaaaacaaattctcaaatttacAAAACTATCCTCAATAAGATATAGAGTTGTAAAATAGATGAAGAATTGTAATggaatcattttccatttagTTTTAAGTAGTCACTTTAAACCCATCTTTTTATGAATAATTCTTCTTGCAGGCCGATTAAGTGGACTGCAATACAGTCATAATGAAACGAGTCGTTTCATTTTAATGAAACActgcatttcatttcatttacacGGGAGGAGACCAAGTGCAAAAGACATCCGATGGTTTGAAAGTAAAGGTTGCGAAACGAGTCCGAAGCAACATACGAAGGAATACCCAAGTCTTTCACCCCCAGATACCCAAGTCCCCCCGTAGCCAAATCATCGGCAGAAGCTATTGACCCAAAACCCAGCAGACCCAGTCCGATACCCAGCAGCTTCGGCACCGTCACGGCTCCCCATCTCCATCGCAGCTTCCAATCGGTGCTGTAACGTATTCCGAAACTATACTCAGAGCTGACGAATTATAATACCCAGAGCTGCTATTAATCCGGAAGTGACAGTGCATGCCTGAAGCACAGTACTTCTGGAAGGAATTATTgaagaactctgtgcagctgaATTTTCGGAAGAGGAAACCATGCTGTCAACTTGAACACTTGTGGGAGTGTTATCTGCTTCACTTTTTGGTGGTTGTACATCTCTTCTTGATTTCCTCACCGAATTCCGACTAGCAAAAGCCCTTGTGTTTAGTCTAAAACCCTGCAAAAAATAACTATGTTGGTTTAAGacatagaaaatgaaaatctagtattttctctaattttagAGATCATATTACAGAATGAGAATCTCACGTTGAACAATTTAGCAGGTAGAACCTTTTGCACACCATAAAGATGAAGGAGCTCCCCACCTGAGAACATGTAATCACATTTGACAATCATGAGATATAATTTCTACGGGAGAAATCAAAGCAGCCAAATTCTACTTGATAATCACACGAAAAATAACATACAGATAACtgttgctttgaaaaaaaaaaaaaaaaaagataactgTTACTTTgtctaaaaagaaatatatgctCGCAATATGTTAGCAGGTGAATGAACCAACCATTGAAGGTAGAACTTCGACAAGATAAGAGGGTTGTAGAGACGTGCTTTGTTGTGCCTCTCCAACAGTTTATAGTGAGCAAAGTCATCAAAGATAACTGCTCCAAATTCCAAACTTGAGAACTTGAATATCTATCCATGTTCCAGCTAGTACTTCAATTACAAGGAGAAAATAAATGGGGGGAGAAACTAAAAAGAAACTGGAAATCAGAAAAACCGAACCTGTTTTGGGTTCCGCTTGGAAAGTGCGCCTAAGAAATGGCTGATGAATGGGCAACATCTACAAGAAATGAAAACCAGACGAGTCCGAAATAAATCCTGCAAGTCCTCTTCGGTAGGAAAAATTACCGTTAACTTCGTCAGCAGCCGATGGTCGATGGTGGAGGTCGGTCTGTCGATGGTGGGTGGAGGGTGGTCGTCAATGGTGGAGGAGAGGGTCGTTTAAATCGGGGGCAGCAGCAGCACGGTAGAGGGAAAAGAGTCAACCGGATTCAAGGGGAAAAGACCCAGGGCTTTGCTTCGTATTTAGGTTGAAGGAAGGGTATTTTAGTCAATTAACATTTTAAGTTGGGGAtgatttagtcattttatgtaCTAGGACTGCAATACAATCCCCTTAAGGGGACTGTATATAGAACGACCCTCTTTTTATTAGTCAAAAGCGAATATGAAGACGCCGGTTTGCTTTTAAGTTTCAACCCATTCGGCTTTAAAGTTCAAAAGGCTTTTCAAGCAATGGCTCCTAATGGAACTCGAGTTCGGCTACTTTCGCCAATAGGTGACTTATCGATTTAATTATTTCcatatcttaaaattcaaacaaacttAGCACCCACTGCCACCCTTCCATTTGAAATAACATTGTCAATAACTCGGtgtaatcttttttaaaaaaagaaaaaaaagaaaaaattataaatcaaatcacaCTACTTCATTCAgcaattcaaaattcaaattactcAGTTGGGCTTAAAAGTCTTTTTGTGTATATTGGGAGAGTTGTTTCCCACCGGTCCATGTTGGTCGGGCTTGGGCTTGGGTTGGATAGTGAATCTCGTCTCAGCCCAAGTCTTACCCTCTAACGGCTTCAAAGTCGCCTGAGGAGCCTAGCCCTTTAAGTTGTGTAAGATAAAGAGAGTGCACATCGTGGAAAACTAGACTATGAGGGATAGTTGGGACGCGCTGATTCTAACATC
This sequence is a window from Carya illinoinensis cultivar Pawnee chromosome 9, C.illinoinensisPawnee_v1, whole genome shotgun sequence. Protein-coding genes within it:
- the LOC122274965 gene encoding uncharacterized protein LOC122274965; translated protein: MPQVDLVSACAGGSDRKIACETLADVDHRLEHSDQLEVPPDVPPESFWLSKDAELDWFNQHAFYERKDSSKGNSNSTNLNPNLNPSSNSSSQRYSLNLKSKASIIGLPKPQKSCYVDPKNRRICKTGNMRLFPKRSGSVGKSEAPLVEPSSPKVSCMGRVRSKRDRNRRLRNRQQSSEPVVEKEKMSVKRKTGLFASFRAIFRSGCREKTAHTIAAPRAESPPRKSATIGGRHSIASDIDLSYAESLPRKSVSEIEPPGLGGMKRFASGRKSDGWAGDVA
- the LOC122275892 gene encoding uncharacterized protein LOC122275892 — translated: MDRYSSSQVWNLEQLSLMTLLTINCWRGTTKHVSTTLLSCRSSTFNGGELLHLYGVQKVLPAKLFNGFRLNTRAFASRNSVRKSRRDVQPPKSEADNTPTSVQVDSMVSSSENSAAQSSSIIPSRSTVLQACTVTSGLIAALGIIIRQL